CAAGGCCCAGATCGCCACGTTCAAGGCCCAGGAGAAGGCCGCCGTCAAGGCCGCGGAGAAGGGCCTGAGCGTCGCCCAGCTGCGCCGCTACCTCGGCGTCGCACGCCTGCTCGCACCCGTCGTCGTCCCGATCGCGTACCGCGGCGCGACCGCGCTGCGCGGCCAGATCGACACCCAGCGCGCGCAGCGCATGGGCATCGCCGTCGACCAGCTCGGCGAGTACACCGGCCACGGCGCCAAGCTGACCGCCCGCATCGCCGGCGCCGAGAAGTCCGTCGACGAGATCGTCACCCGCCACCCCGGTGACGCCGAGACCCAGCAGTTCGCGTCCGCGATCCGCGCCCGCCTCGGCGACCTGGGCACCGCCGTCCGCTCGGCCGAGCAGATGCCCGC
This genomic stretch from Prescottella soli harbors:
- a CDS encoding DUF6474 family protein, translated to MGLFKKRKRRATRKAEAKALKHRAKLEAKLGAKNDRKKHRSDAKAQKKVDKAQIATFKAQEKAAVKAAEKGLSVAQLRRYLGVARLLAPVVVPIAYRGATALRGQIDTQRAQRMGIAVDQLGEYTGHGAKLTARIAGAEKSVDEIVTRHPGDAETQQFASAIRARLGDLGTAVRSAEQMPAARRKQAHHAISAELDGVEADILARLGVR